One segment of Marvinbryantia formatexigens DSM 14469 DNA contains the following:
- a CDS encoding DUF1700 domain-containing protein, which yields MTKREFLDTLRTQLEGELSPAQIEGHLHYYDEYISGAVAAGRRESDVLEELGSPVFIAKTLLEASEAETEKENGGYYEETPRQEEFHRRVHTWNINPLVVKWVLPIAGILIVLLLLWLVGSVAAFAIRYFVPILLIILVISIFRRHGR from the coding sequence ATGACAAAGCGGGAATTTCTGGATACCCTGCGCACGCAGCTTGAGGGCGAGCTGAGTCCGGCGCAGATAGAGGGACATCTGCATTATTATGATGAGTATATTTCGGGGGCGGTTGCGGCCGGGCGCAGAGAGAGCGATGTGCTGGAGGAGCTTGGCAGCCCTGTTTTTATTGCCAAAACGCTTCTGGAAGCGTCGGAGGCGGAAACAGAAAAGGAGAACGGCGGTTATTATGAAGAAACGCCGCGGCAGGAGGAATTTCACAGGCGGGTGCACACCTGGAACATCAATCCGCTGGTGGTAAAATGGGTGCTTCCCATTGCCGGCATTTTGATCGTGCTGCTGCTTTTGTGGCTGGTCGGCTCGGTCGCTGCGTTTGCCATAAGATATTTTGTGCCGATTCTTCTTATTATACTGGTAATTTCAATTTTCAGGAGACATGGCAGATAA
- a CDS encoding threonine/serine exporter family protein: protein MENQLTDYKLLLDTAVLAGQIMLSSGAEIYRVEDTIHRILSVSGLKSAEAYVTATGLIVTLDNPDMDSMTVVKRIRSRETNLNRIAKTNEISRKFCAGEMSLKEAFSGLKHMEEHTCALWQKNICIVVVAAAFSILLGGTIADGIAAGITGAVLAAVLLLCAKLELNAFIENMLCALMIGITALLLQALYPPLDADMVIVGGIMPIVPGAALTTAVRDTLQGDYVAGGAKILEAVLKAAAIVTGAGAATLLMRGVGIC from the coding sequence ATGGAAAATCAACTGACAGATTACAAATTACTGCTGGATACGGCGGTGCTCGCCGGGCAGATTATGCTGAGCAGCGGCGCGGAAATCTACCGGGTGGAGGATACGATACACCGGATTCTTTCCGTGTCCGGGCTGAAATCGGCGGAGGCATATGTCACCGCCACCGGGCTGATCGTCACGCTGGATAATCCGGATATGGATTCCATGACGGTCGTGAAGCGTATCCGCAGCAGGGAAACAAATTTAAACAGAATAGCAAAAACAAATGAAATCTCCCGTAAGTTCTGTGCGGGAGAAATGTCGTTAAAAGAGGCGTTTTCGGGGCTGAAGCACATGGAGGAACACACCTGCGCGCTCTGGCAGAAAAATATCTGCATTGTCGTGGTGGCGGCCGCCTTTTCCATTCTGCTGGGCGGAACGATCGCCGACGGGATTGCGGCGGGTATCACCGGCGCTGTGCTGGCGGCGGTGCTTTTGCTGTGCGCAAAGCTGGAGCTTAATGCGTTTATAGAAAACATGCTGTGCGCGCTGATGATCGGAATTACGGCGCTGCTGCTGCAGGCGCTGTATCCGCCGCTGGACGCGGACATGGTGATTGTGGGCGGGATAATGCCGATCGTTCCCGGCGCGGCGCTGACGACCGCTGTGCGCGATACGCTGCAGGGAGATTATGTGGCGGGCGGCGCGAAAATCCTGGAAGCCGTTCTCAAGGCGGCGGCAATCGTGACAGGCGCCGGGGCGGCGACCTTACTGATGAGAGGAGTGGGCATATGCTGA
- the rpoD gene encoding RNA polymerase sigma factor RpoD, with translation MDEMHEQFLKTLEGLVAEAKTKKNMLTYKEVNDAFGSMQISEEKMDFVFEYLEKHNIDLVHEDNADDTTELLLDNDDDILLSDEEEVEIIDDADVLEGVSTEDPVRMYLKEIGNVPLLTTEEEVELAKRVEAGDEEAKKRLIEANLRLVVSIAKKYVGRGMPFLDLIQEGNMGLMKAVDKFDYAKGFKFSTYATWWIRQAITRGIADTGRTIRVPVHMVETINKTLRMTRTLLQELGREPTPEEVAERLNVPVSRVREVLKISRDPVSLDTPIGEEDDSHLGDFIEDDSALSPSDSAAFSMLREELGTALESLTDRERQVVQLRFGLIDGRARTLEEVGKEFNVTRERIRQIEAKALRKLRHPSRSKRLKDFLI, from the coding sequence ATGGATGAAATGCATGAACAGTTTTTAAAAACACTGGAAGGTTTGGTTGCAGAGGCAAAAACAAAGAAAAACATGCTTACCTACAAAGAGGTAAACGATGCTTTCGGGTCGATGCAGATTTCGGAAGAAAAGATGGATTTTGTCTTTGAATATCTGGAAAAACATAATATTGACCTGGTTCATGAGGATAATGCGGACGATACGACGGAGCTTCTTCTGGATAACGACGATGATATTCTGCTCTCCGACGAGGAGGAAGTGGAGATTATCGATGATGCGGACGTTCTGGAGGGCGTCAGCACGGAAGATCCGGTGCGTATGTATCTGAAAGAGATCGGCAATGTGCCGCTGCTTACCACCGAAGAAGAGGTAGAACTCGCGAAAAGAGTGGAGGCGGGCGATGAGGAGGCGAAAAAGCGGCTTATTGAGGCGAACCTGCGTCTCGTTGTCAGCATCGCAAAAAAATATGTCGGCCGCGGTATGCCGTTTCTGGACCTTATCCAGGAGGGCAATATGGGACTTATGAAAGCGGTGGACAAGTTTGACTATGCCAAGGGCTTTAAATTCAGTACGTATGCCACCTGGTGGATCCGTCAGGCAATCACCAGAGGAATCGCGGATACCGGCAGGACGATCCGCGTGCCGGTGCATATGGTGGAGACGATCAACAAGACGCTTCGCATGACACGCACGCTGCTGCAGGAGCTGGGGCGCGAACCGACCCCGGAGGAGGTGGCGGAGCGTCTGAACGTTCCGGTTTCGCGTGTGCGCGAGGTGCTGAAGATCTCCAGAGACCCGGTGTCGCTTGATACGCCGATCGGTGAGGAGGACGACAGCCATCTCGGAGACTTTATCGAGGATGATTCCGCGCTCTCCCCGTCCGATTCCGCAGCCTTCTCCATGCTGCGCGAGGAGCTCGGCACTGCGCTGGAATCACTGACAGACCGGGAACGCCAGGTAGTCCAGCTTCGTTTCGGACTGATTGACGGCAGAGCGCGGACCCTGGAAGAGGTCGGCAAAGAATTCAACGTTACCCGTGAGCGCATCCGTCAGATAGAGGCGAAGGCGCTGCGCAAGCTGCGCCACCCATCCAGAAGCAAACGACTGAAAGACTTTTTGATCTAG
- a CDS encoding glycosyltransferase family 2 protein: MDNRTVEVIIPAYRPDERFNRLIERLTQQTHLPQRILVMNTEESLWKQAPVCRSAFEAGHTAGGVPLALVHLPQEEFDHGGTRDRAAAMSQADVLLFMTQDAVPADEYLIERLLAQLGDNTGGAVAAAYARQLPDKKCSPLERYTRSFNYGEKSRIKSARDLPELGIKTYFCSNVCAAYVRSVYEAMGGFEKQTIFNEDMIFAAKLIKAGYKIAYAADARVVHSHNYTGKQQFKRNFDLAVSQADHPEIFADVRSEKEGVRLVKSTAAYLCRHGRPYLLPKLIWQSGCKYLGYFLGSRYRALPKRVVTACSMNRKYWKNKVF; encoded by the coding sequence ATGGATAACAGAACAGTAGAGGTTATCATACCGGCTTACCGGCCGGATGAGCGGTTTAACAGATTAATAGAGAGACTGACGCAGCAGACGCATCTTCCGCAGCGGATTCTTGTAATGAATACAGAGGAATCCCTGTGGAAGCAGGCGCCTGTCTGCCGGTCTGCTTTTGAGGCGGGGCACACAGCAGGCGGTGTGCCGCTCGCTCTTGTACACCTTCCGCAGGAGGAGTTTGACCACGGCGGGACAAGAGACCGGGCGGCGGCAATGTCGCAGGCGGATGTCCTGCTTTTTATGACGCAGGACGCCGTGCCGGCGGACGAATATCTGATTGAGCGGCTGCTTGCACAGCTTGGCGATAACACCGGCGGGGCGGTGGCTGCCGCTTACGCCAGACAGCTTCCGGATAAGAAATGCAGCCCTCTGGAGCGCTACACGAGAAGCTTTAATTATGGAGAAAAGAGCCGGATAAAGTCGGCCAGGGATCTGCCGGAGCTTGGCATTAAGACGTATTTCTGCTCGAATGTATGCGCCGCCTATGTGCGCAGCGTCTACGAGGCGATGGGCGGTTTTGAAAAGCAGACGATTTTTAACGAGGACATGATTTTTGCGGCGAAGCTTATAAAGGCGGGATACAAAATCGCCTATGCGGCGGATGCGCGCGTGGTGCATTCCCATAATTACACCGGAAAGCAGCAGTTTAAGCGCAACTTTGACCTTGCCGTTTCGCAGGCGGACCATCCGGAGATTTTTGCCGATGTCCGTTCGGAAAAGGAGGGGGTACGTCTGGTGAAGAGCACGGCGGCATATCTGTGCAGGCACGGCAGACCGTATCTGCTGCCGAAGCTTATCTGGCAGAGCGGCTGCAAGTATCTGGGGTATTTTCTGGGCAGTCGTTACCGGGCGCTGCCGAAGCGCGTTGTGACCGCCTGCTCCATGAACAGAAAATATTGGAAAAACAAAGTTTTTTAA
- a CDS encoding S1C family serine protease, giving the protein MSMKKKIGTCAAALAAVGALGATVYGIGNMESNQQEDRITLDAQADLAADTTLDSATAEAADIDEIPTQEESNAGGGLPDVQTVASDAMPAIVAITNVGIEEVDFFGRSYQQETTSGGSGIIVGKNDDELLIATNNHVVEGAEELTVCFSVDVEDDEDGEKTLAPALVKGTDSSMDLAVIAVSLDDIDEEVADKIGIIQLGDSDELQVGEWVVAIGNALGYGQSVTAGVVSALDREVSVSTDSGTVTNDMIQTDAAINFGNSGGALLDMNGRLVGINSAKAAVEGVEGMGYAIPINTAKPIIEDLMNQTTRTRVDEENAGALGITVMDIDDDTKELYHVPSGALVYELTDNSAAKEAGIETGDIITMLDETKISSRADLLNRMQYYEAGETVTVTLQRFEDNGYQEKQIEVKLGKKSDLQTSTSSDNSKSDNSGSDDSQEDDSYYYDSNDGNYGMQDFFRGFGF; this is encoded by the coding sequence ATGAGTATGAAAAAGAAAATAGGTACCTGTGCAGCCGCGCTGGCAGCGGTCGGAGCACTTGGGGCGACAGTATATGGAATTGGAAATATGGAGAGCAATCAGCAGGAGGACCGCATAACACTGGACGCGCAGGCGGACCTGGCGGCGGACACCACGCTGGATTCCGCGACAGCAGAGGCGGCGGACATCGATGAGATTCCCACACAGGAGGAGAGCAATGCAGGCGGCGGACTGCCGGATGTACAGACAGTTGCATCCGATGCCATGCCGGCCATCGTGGCTATCACGAATGTGGGCATCGAGGAGGTAGACTTCTTTGGAAGAAGCTACCAGCAGGAGACCACCAGCGGCGGCTCCGGCATCATCGTCGGCAAGAATGACGACGAGCTTCTGATTGCCACAAACAATCACGTGGTAGAAGGAGCAGAGGAGCTGACGGTATGCTTCAGCGTGGATGTAGAGGATGATGAGGACGGCGAGAAAACACTCGCACCGGCGCTTGTGAAGGGCACCGATTCCTCGATGGACCTGGCGGTCATCGCAGTCAGTCTGGACGATATCGACGAAGAGGTGGCTGATAAGATCGGCATTATCCAGCTCGGCGATTCCGATGAGCTTCAGGTTGGCGAGTGGGTAGTTGCCATCGGTAATGCACTCGGCTACGGGCAGTCCGTTACCGCCGGCGTTGTCAGCGCACTGGACCGCGAGGTATCCGTTTCCACTGACAGCGGAACCGTTACCAACGATATGATCCAGACCGACGCGGCGATCAACTTCGGTAACAGCGGCGGCGCACTTCTGGATATGAACGGACGCCTGGTTGGCATCAACTCCGCAAAAGCGGCAGTGGAAGGCGTGGAAGGCATGGGTTATGCTATCCCGATCAACACTGCAAAGCCGATTATCGAAGATCTGATGAACCAGACCACCAGAACCAGAGTGGATGAGGAAAATGCAGGCGCACTTGGAATCACCGTGATGGATATTGATGACGACACCAAGGAGCTCTATCACGTTCCCTCCGGAGCCCTGGTATATGAGCTGACAGATAACAGCGCAGCTAAGGAAGCCGGCATTGAGACAGGCGATATCATTACGATGCTGGATGAGACAAAGATTTCCAGCAGAGCTGACCTGCTGAACCGTATGCAGTATTATGAGGCAGGGGAGACGGTAACCGTAACGCTGCAGAGATTTGAGGATAACGGCTATCAGGAAAAGCAGATTGAAGTTAAGCTCGGAAAGAAGTCAGACCTGCAGACCTCGACTTCCTCGGATAACAGCAAGTCCGACAACAGCGGCTCGGATGACAGCCAGGAAGACGACAGCTACTATTACGACAGCAATGACGGTAACTATGGAATGCAGGACTTTTTCAGAGGGTTTGGATTCTAA
- a CDS encoding polysaccharide deacetylase family protein: MKNVGRMERLLQRHRGGALILLCTLLAIAGGVRFGNATAQTSSRAGDRELPVYCVETDKKQVALSFDAAWGNEDTQQILDILANHNVHVTFFMTGGWVSAYPEDVKKIQAAGHDLGNHSENHKNMSQLSKEECISELMTVHNKVKELTGVEMTLFRPPYGDYDNEVILTAQECGYYPIQWSVDSLDWKDYGVQSILDTVLKHKNLEEGAIILCHNGAKYTAQALDELLTGLAEQGYEVVPISELIYKDNYHMDHTGRQISDVS, translated from the coding sequence ATGAAAAACGTTGGACGAATGGAGCGTCTGCTGCAGCGTCACCGGGGCGGCGCTCTGATTCTTTTGTGCACCCTGCTGGCGATAGCGGGCGGCGTGCGCTTCGGCAATGCCACCGCGCAGACGAGCAGCCGCGCCGGGGATCGGGAACTGCCGGTTTACTGTGTCGAGACAGACAAAAAGCAGGTGGCGCTATCCTTCGATGCGGCGTGGGGAAATGAGGACACGCAGCAGATACTGGATATTCTCGCCAATCACAATGTCCATGTGACATTTTTTATGACGGGAGGCTGGGTCTCCGCCTATCCGGAGGATGTGAAAAAGATTCAGGCAGCCGGTCACGACCTTGGCAACCACAGCGAAAATCATAAGAATATGAGCCAGTTGTCGAAGGAGGAATGCATCAGCGAGCTGATGACGGTACATAATAAGGTGAAAGAGCTGACCGGCGTGGAAATGACGCTGTTCCGTCCGCCCTATGGGGATTACGATAACGAGGTGATTCTTACGGCGCAGGAGTGCGGTTATTATCCGATCCAGTGGTCGGTCGACAGCCTTGACTGGAAGGATTACGGCGTGCAGAGCATTCTGGATACGGTGCTGAAGCATAAAAATCTGGAGGAGGGCGCGATAATCCTCTGCCATAACGGGGCTAAATACACAGCGCAGGCGCTGGATGAGCTGCTTACCGGTCTGGCGGAGCAGGGATATGAGGTGGTGCCAATCTCTGAGCTGATTTATAAAGACAATTATCACATGGATCACACCGGCAGGCAGATTTCGGATGTGTCCTGA
- a CDS encoding LCP family protein, whose amino-acid sequence MARNKEKKDKKNARSGSGQEQQYYRQDQYGQQQYYQQDPYGRQQYYQQDPYGQQQSYQQGPDGQQQYYQQGPDGQQQYYQQDPYGQQQYYQQNPYGQPGYDQRPPYGQGEREAAAAKKKKKRKKRKIILFVFEVLLLVILAAALFVAAQVSKISKVQTSFGEEEQSEMVQQIQAQLGDEVEATLKGYWNIALYGVDSRDENTSGQSDAILIASINRDTNDVKLVSVYRDTYLDDTTGDYGKATDIYAAGGPARSINMLNKNFDLDITDYVTVNMNVVADVVDAIGGIDIEITDDEATWINNYQDETSMITDREIELLSGGGLVHLNGLQATSYCRIRAIGNDYERTERQRKVLSLILDKVQSNPTVLVGLIDDLIDAVDTNLTMTELMNLATNIASYNLVDTKGFPFEQQPMEIHYSIVVPINLAQNVSELHEYLFGVTDYTPSATVQEISNYIANYTGVY is encoded by the coding sequence ATGGCACGAAACAAAGAGAAAAAAGACAAAAAGAATGCAAGGAGCGGCAGCGGGCAGGAGCAGCAATACTACCGGCAGGACCAGTACGGTCAGCAGCAGTATTACCAGCAGGATCCGTATGGCCGCCAGCAGTATTATCAGCAGGATCCGTATGGTCAGCAGCAGTCGTACCAGCAGGGACCGGACGGCCAGCAGCAGTATTACCAGCAGGGACCGGATGGCCAGCAGCAGTATTACCAGCAGGATCCATATGGTCAGCAGCAATATTACCAGCAGAATCCGTATGGCCAGCCGGGGTATGACCAGCGTCCTCCGTACGGACAGGGAGAGCGTGAGGCGGCTGCCGCGAAGAAGAAAAAGAAACGGAAAAAAAGGAAAATCATTCTCTTTGTATTTGAGGTGCTTTTGTTAGTGATACTGGCGGCGGCGCTCTTTGTTGCCGCGCAGGTTTCCAAAATCTCCAAGGTACAGACCTCCTTCGGTGAAGAGGAGCAGAGCGAGATGGTGCAGCAGATTCAGGCGCAGCTCGGCGACGAGGTGGAAGCTACGCTGAAGGGCTACTGGAATATCGCGCTGTATGGAGTTGACAGCCGTGATGAAAACACCAGCGGGCAGAGCGACGCCATTCTGATCGCCAGCATCAACCGTGACACGAACGATGTGAAGCTGGTATCGGTATACCGCGACACGTATCTTGACGATACCACCGGCGACTATGGAAAGGCGACCGATATCTATGCGGCGGGCGGACCGGCGCGTTCCATCAATATGCTGAATAAGAATTTTGATCTGGATATTACCGATTATGTCACCGTAAATATGAATGTGGTTGCTGACGTGGTGGATGCTATCGGCGGCATCGATATTGAGATAACGGACGATGAGGCGACCTGGATCAACAATTACCAGGATGAGACCTCCATGATTACAGACCGTGAGATTGAGCTGCTCAGCGGCGGCGGTCTGGTTCACCTGAACGGTCTGCAGGCGACGTCCTACTGCCGTATCCGTGCCATCGGCAACGACTACGAGCGTACCGAGCGCCAGCGGAAGGTGCTGTCTCTGATTCTGGATAAAGTGCAGAGCAATCCGACAGTTCTGGTCGGTCTGATTGACGACCTGATTGACGCGGTGGACACCAATCTTACGATGACGGAGCTGATGAATCTTGCCACCAATATTGCAAGCTATAATCTTGTCGATACGAAGGGCTTCCCGTTTGAGCAGCAGCCGATGGAGATCCACTACAGTATCGTAGTTCCTATCAATCTGGCGCAGAATGTATCGGAGCTGCACGAGTACCTCTTTGGTGTGACAGATTATACACCGTCCGCAACGGTGCAGGAAATCAGCAATTATATTGCAAATTATACCGGTGTTTATTAA
- a CDS encoding undecaprenyl-phosphate glucose phosphotransferase yields the protein MIKDNQKYFNRLHVLIDALIVVGSYLLAWFVQIKILTEPGTGVYPDSVYMLVLLPLVPGMLLLYSAFNLYTPKRVQGRRLEYGNVIKANLMGILIFLAMTMAIKKIDFSRGVVFTFFALNVTADIIARMLIRGVLRDMRRRGMNLKHVLLVGYGQAAREYIDRILENPQWGYKVLGILDDNTERSTVYRGIHIIGRTEELMELLSVNTLDEIAITLGLSEYYKLEHIVAQCEKSGVHTKFIPDYGNIIPTKPYTEDLMGLPVINIRYVPLSNTFNAIVKRTVDIVGSLICLVLFSPVMLVTAVLIKLTSPGPLIFKQERVGLHNQPFIMYKFRSMEVQKAGAERRGWTTRHDPRVTGIGKLIRKTSIDELPQLVNVLKGEMSLIGPRPERPQFVEKFREEIPRYMIKHQVRPGMTGWAQVNGYRGDTSIRKRIEYDLYYIENWTLGLDIKILFLTVFKGFINKNAY from the coding sequence TTGATTAAAGACAATCAGAAGTATTTTAATCGGCTGCATGTTCTGATAGATGCCCTGATTGTGGTCGGCAGCTATCTGCTGGCGTGGTTTGTCCAGATAAAAATACTGACGGAGCCGGGAACCGGTGTGTACCCGGATTCGGTATATATGCTGGTGCTGCTTCCGCTGGTTCCGGGAATGCTGCTTCTGTATTCTGCGTTCAACCTGTATACGCCAAAAAGGGTGCAGGGAAGGCGCCTGGAATATGGCAATGTCATAAAAGCAAATCTGATGGGAATTCTGATTTTCCTCGCCATGACAATGGCGATCAAGAAAATCGACTTTTCCCGCGGCGTTGTTTTTACATTTTTTGCACTGAATGTTACGGCGGATATCATTGCCCGTATGCTGATACGCGGCGTACTGCGGGATATGCGCAGAAGGGGCATGAATCTGAAGCATGTCCTTCTGGTCGGATACGGACAGGCTGCCAGGGAATATATCGACCGCATCCTGGAAAATCCGCAGTGGGGCTATAAGGTGCTCGGTATCCTGGATGACAATACGGAACGGTCAACGGTTTACAGGGGTATTCATATCATCGGGCGGACGGAGGAGCTGATGGAGCTGCTGTCGGTAAACACGCTGGATGAAATCGCCATCACGCTGGGGCTCAGCGAGTATTATAAGCTGGAGCACATCGTCGCGCAGTGCGAGAAGTCGGGCGTGCATACGAAGTTTATTCCCGATTATGGCAATATTATTCCGACAAAGCCCTATACGGAAGACCTCATGGGGCTTCCGGTGATTAATATCCGTTATGTGCCGCTGTCCAACACCTTCAATGCAATCGTAAAACGGACGGTGGATATTGTCGGTTCGCTTATCTGTCTCGTGCTGTTTTCACCGGTCATGCTGGTGACAGCGGTTCTGATAAAGCTGACGTCTCCGGGGCCGCTTATTTTTAAGCAGGAACGCGTCGGACTGCACAATCAGCCGTTTATCATGTACAAGTTCCGCTCGATGGAAGTGCAGAAGGCAGGCGCGGAGCGCAGAGGATGGACGACACGTCACGACCCGCGGGTCACGGGAATCGGAAAGCTTATCCGGAAAACAAGCATCGACGAGCTTCCGCAGCTTGTAAATGTGCTGAAGGGCGAAATGAGTCTGATCGGACCGCGTCCGGAGCGCCCGCAGTTTGTGGAAAAATTCCGCGAGGAAATTCCCCGGTACATGATCAAGCATCAGGTGCGGCCGGGCATGACGGGCTGGGCACAGGTAAACGGGTATCGCGGGGATACCTCTATCAGAAAGAGAATCGAGTACGATTTATATTATATCGAAAACTGGACGCTGGGGCTGGACATTAAAATCCTGTTCCTGACGGTTTTTAAGGGATTTATTAATAAAAACGCGTATTAA
- the clpX gene encoding ATP-dependent Clp protease ATP-binding subunit ClpX has translation MRFLCYDCLRWASCADKHATEEGEDFVPEEKDSLPEEVKKPEEVTEEVKKDDEYEKICYICHRPESKTGKMLELMNLTICPDCLQKAFGSMSRMDADSYKELMELTRRFPNMQMINLSDMPEEVPKRQKVKKKKPQPQKEFDIKSIPAPHKIKAKLDEYVIGQEYAKKVISVGVYNHYKRVATGTMDEIEIEKSNMLMIGPTGCGKTYLVKTLARLLDVPLAIADATSLTEAGYIGDDIESVVSKLLAAAGNDVEKAERGIIFIDEIDKIAKKQNATQRDVSGESVQQGMLKLLEGSDVEVPVGANSKNAMVPLETVNTRNILFICGGAFPGLEDIIKERLNKQASIGFQADLRDKYDSDPHILEKVTNEDIRKFGMIPEFIGRLPIVFTMQGLTKEMMVRILKEPKNAIIKQYQKLLALDEVQLEFEDDALEAIAERALEKKTGARALRAIIEEIMLDIMYEIPKDDNIGKVTITRAYIEHTGGPQITLRGDLVVYG, from the coding sequence ATGAGATTCCTGTGTTATGATTGCTTAAGATGGGCTAGTTGTGCAGATAAGCACGCAACAGAAGAAGGAGAGGATTTTGTGCCAGAAGAAAAAGATTCTTTACCGGAAGAAGTAAAGAAACCTGAAGAAGTGACGGAAGAAGTAAAAAAAGACGACGAATATGAAAAAATATGTTATATCTGCCACAGACCGGAGAGTAAGACCGGAAAAATGCTGGAGCTTATGAATCTTACGATTTGTCCGGACTGCCTGCAGAAGGCGTTTGGCAGCATGAGCCGCATGGATGCGGACAGCTATAAGGAGCTGATGGAGCTGACCAGACGGTTCCCGAACATGCAGATGATAAATCTGTCGGATATGCCGGAGGAGGTTCCGAAGCGTCAGAAGGTGAAAAAGAAAAAACCGCAGCCGCAGAAGGAATTTGATATAAAATCGATTCCGGCGCCCCACAAAATCAAGGCGAAGCTGGACGAGTATGTCATCGGGCAGGAATATGCGAAAAAGGTGATTTCCGTCGGCGTGTACAACCACTACAAGCGGGTGGCGACCGGTACGATGGATGAGATTGAAATTGAAAAGTCCAACATGCTGATGATTGGACCGACCGGGTGCGGAAAAACGTATCTGGTGAAGACGCTTGCCAGACTGCTGGATGTTCCGCTTGCCATTGCCGATGCCACCTCCCTGACGGAGGCGGGCTATATCGGGGATGATATCGAGAGCGTGGTATCCAAGCTTCTCGCGGCGGCGGGAAATGATGTGGAGAAGGCAGAGCGCGGTATTATTTTTATAGATGAAATCGATAAGATTGCCAAAAAACAGAATGCGACGCAGAGAGACGTGAGCGGCGAATCCGTCCAGCAGGGAATGTTAAAGCTGCTGGAGGGCAGCGATGTGGAGGTCCCGGTCGGGGCAAACAGCAAAAATGCAATGGTTCCTCTGGAGACGGTAAATACGCGCAATATACTCTTTATCTGCGGCGGAGCATTTCCGGGACTGGAGGACATTATTAAGGAACGTCTGAACAAACAGGCATCCATTGGCTTCCAGGCGGACCTGCGTGACAAATATGATAGCGACCCGCACATTTTGGAAAAGGTGACCAATGAGGACATTCGCAAATTTGGAATGATTCCGGAGTTTATCGGACGGCTGCCAATCGTATTTACCATGCAGGGACTGACGAAGGAAATGATGGTCCGGATTCTGAAGGAACCGAAAAACGCCATTATAAAGCAGTACCAGAAGCTGCTGGCGCTGGATGAGGTACAACTGGAGTTTGAAGACGATGCGCTGGAGGCGATTGCCGAGCGTGCGCTTGAGAAAAAGACGGGTGCAAGGGCACTCCGGGCGATTATTGAGGAAATTATGCTCGATATCATGTATGAAATTCCCAAAGATGACAATATTGGTAAGGTAACGATTACCAGGGCATACATCGAACATACCGGAGGTCCGCAGATTACCCTGAGAGGAGATTTAGTAGTTTATGGATGA